The Armigeres subalbatus isolate Guangzhou_Male unplaced genomic scaffold, GZ_Asu_2 Contig857, whole genome shotgun sequence genomic interval TTATCTGTTTATctgttttatctgtcaaactaattgatgcgttgctTAGCGCATATTTAGgcaaatccagcgcactacttccgaagttatgaacgttgcctgtatctggagaaaaatccaacttcgttataaaaagcgttctaactttgttccggatagacaatatttatGATTTAATGATATTTATGGAAAAAGGGTTGTAATTTGAAGAGATTGTCTAATTTTGACGTTGTAATTTTCAAATACACCCACTGTCCGATTTTCGTTTGACAGTTCTGCTGACTACCGGTCTACCAAAGATTTCATGTTTCTTTGAACGTCAGATGAGATCTTTCAAAAGTACGAATTATTTCGCTCGTAGAACTTTCCTTCACCAAAGTGTGCAGAAGTTGTATCGTttgcttccgaaggaatatccggattTTCCGCATTCAAAATGTCCTACGTTGCCAGGAAAGGACCGCGAGTCGCTTGTAAGATACTTTTCAGTGGTTTAGCTTGGATAATTTACtaaattttgcttgaaaaatccGTTTTTAAATGTCATTTTTTGCCGAAGAATTACATAATGTTATTGTGCTAGTATGTCGCAAATTTCTCTGTATATAAAAACTAATTGCTCTGATTTTGTTTCATTGTAGCTGCACTCGGGCGATGGGCCTACAATCTGTCCGGATTCAACCAGTATGGTAAGCTTCCTTATTGCAGACAAACGTAAACACACCGAACTGGACACACGACACTAACCTCACAAACTTCCGTAGGACTGCACCGTGACGATTGCTTGTACGAGGATAGTGACGTGAAGGAAGCGATCCGCCGTCTGCCGGAGAAAGTGAAGGATGAGCGCAACTATCGCATTATGCGAGCGTTGAACCTCTCAATGACCAAGACCATCCTGCCCAAAGAACAGTGGACCAAGTATGAGGAGGACTTGAAGTATCTGGAACCATACCTGGAGGAAGTCAAGCGCGAGCGGGACGAGATTGCC includes:
- the LOC134204750 gene encoding cytochrome b-c1 complex subunit 7-like, yielding MSYVARKGPRVASALGRWAYNLSGFNQYGLHRDDCLYEDSDVKEAIRRLPEKVKDERNYRIMRALNLSMTKTILPKEQWTKYEEDLKYLEPYLEEVKRERDEIAKWEANK